A region from the Limimonas halophila genome encodes:
- a CDS encoding homocysteine S-methyltransferase family protein, whose amino-acid sequence MADSQNTGTTRGLLERLNEGPVVCAEGYLFELERRGYLQAGSFVPEVVLDHPEVMEQVHRDFTHAGSDIQQAFTYNGTREKMRIMGKEDKLEPLNRNALRIARKVARETDTLLAGNICNSNVYDPENPDSVREAREMFEEQVQWAAEEGADMVIAETYSWTGEAKMALDIIKKHNLPAVVTMAMHRAPHTRDGDTLPDACKKLEDAGADVVGLNCMRGPWTMLETIKEVRQKCSGHVAAVPVPYRTNEEEPTFMALRDHVCPHHVPEGRPFPTALDPFLCNRYEVEDFTRQAHEAGVDYFGLCCGCQPHLLRSMAEALGRRPEASKYSPDMSKHAWFGQAARDINKSFADEL is encoded by the coding sequence ATGGCCGATTCCCAGAACACCGGCACCACGCGCGGGCTGCTCGAGCGCCTCAACGAGGGCCCCGTGGTGTGCGCCGAGGGCTACCTCTTCGAGCTGGAGCGCCGCGGCTACCTCCAGGCCGGCAGCTTCGTGCCGGAGGTCGTCCTGGACCACCCCGAGGTCATGGAGCAGGTCCACCGCGACTTCACCCACGCCGGCTCCGACATCCAGCAGGCCTTCACCTACAACGGCACGCGCGAAAAGATGCGGATCATGGGCAAGGAGGACAAGCTGGAGCCCCTGAACCGCAACGCCCTGCGCATCGCCCGCAAGGTCGCCCGCGAAACCGACACCCTGCTGGCCGGCAACATCTGCAACAGCAACGTCTACGACCCCGAAAACCCGGACAGCGTGCGCGAAGCGCGCGAGATGTTCGAGGAGCAGGTTCAGTGGGCCGCCGAGGAAGGCGCCGACATGGTCATCGCCGAAACCTACTCCTGGACCGGCGAGGCCAAGATGGCCCTCGACATCATCAAGAAGCACAACCTGCCGGCCGTCGTCACCATGGCCATGCACCGCGCGCCCCACACGCGCGACGGCGACACCCTCCCCGACGCCTGCAAGAAGCTGGAGGACGCCGGCGCCGACGTCGTGGGCCTGAACTGCATGCGCGGCCCCTGGACCATGCTGGAAACCATCAAGGAAGTCCGGCAAAAGTGCTCCGGCCACGTCGCCGCCGTTCCGGTGCCCTACCGCACCAACGAGGAAGAGCCCACCTTCATGGCGCTGCGCGACCACGTGTGCCCGCACCACGTGCCGGAAGGCCGTCCCTTCCCCACTGCCCTCGATCCCTTCCTCTGCAATCGCTACGAGGTCGAGGACTTCACGCGCCAGGCGCACGAGGCGGGCGTCGACTACTTCGGCCTGTGCTGCGGCTGCCAGCCCCACCTGCTGCGCTCCATGGCCGAGGCCCTGGGCCGCCGCCCCGAGGCCAGCAAGTACAGCCCCGACATGTCCAAGCACGCCTGGTTCGGCCAAGCCGCTCGCGACATCAACAAATCCTTCGCCGACGAACTTTAA
- a CDS encoding class I SAM-dependent methyltransferase has product MTPDPTLLVADGWRDYELLDSGGGRKLERYGVVTVIRPEPQAIWRPALDDSAWRAADAWFEGGEDSTVRWQYARPDVPATWPMTYAGVAFDAGFTAFRHLGVFPEQAVHWDWLAARIAGAGRPVSVLNLFAYTGVASLVAARAGAHVTHLDASKKAITWANANQHRAGLEDAPIRWICDDARKFLKREVRRGRQYDVILLDPPKYGRGTKGEVWRLYDDLGELLGLCRDALTPDALGLVATVYAIRLSSVSLHTALAAALDGLPGAITSGEMGARDGAGRVLSSAVYARWDSAG; this is encoded by the coding sequence GTGACCCCCGATCCCACGCTCCTGGTCGCCGACGGCTGGCGCGACTACGAATTGCTCGACAGCGGCGGCGGGCGCAAACTGGAACGGTACGGCGTCGTCACGGTCATCCGTCCCGAGCCGCAGGCCATCTGGCGCCCGGCGCTGGACGACAGCGCGTGGCGGGCCGCCGACGCCTGGTTCGAGGGCGGCGAGGACAGCACGGTGCGCTGGCAATACGCCCGCCCCGATGTGCCCGCCACCTGGCCCATGACCTACGCCGGCGTGGCCTTCGACGCCGGCTTCACCGCCTTCCGCCACCTGGGCGTCTTTCCCGAGCAGGCCGTCCACTGGGACTGGCTGGCCGCGCGCATCGCCGGTGCCGGGCGGCCGGTGTCGGTGCTCAACCTCTTCGCCTACACCGGCGTCGCCTCGCTGGTGGCGGCGCGGGCGGGCGCGCACGTCACCCACCTGGACGCCTCGAAGAAGGCGATCACCTGGGCCAACGCCAACCAGCACCGCGCCGGCCTGGAGGACGCGCCCATCCGCTGGATCTGCGACGACGCGCGCAAGTTCCTGAAGCGCGAGGTGCGCCGGGGCCGGCAGTACGACGTCATCCTGCTCGACCCGCCCAAGTACGGCCGCGGCACCAAGGGCGAGGTCTGGCGCCTCTACGACGATTTGGGCGAGCTGCTGGGCCTGTGCCGCGACGCGCTGACGCCGGACGCGCTCGGCCTCGTCGCCACGGTCTACGCCATCCGCCTGTCCAGCGTGAGCCTGCACACCGCGCTGGCGGCGGCGCTCGACGGCCTGCCGGGCGCGATCACCAGCGGCGAGATGGGCGCGCGCGACGGGGCCGGGCGCGTGCTTTCCTCCGCCGTCTACGCCCGCTGGGACAGCGCGGGCTGA
- a CDS encoding MFS transporter produces MVRGRPSEMNRVAIAAWCLFDWASSAWPTVVMSFVFAAYVTREVAPNSDVGTAWWGTGTAVAGVVIALVSPVVGAIADRAGPRKPWVAGFLVVTVAMAAALFTIRPEPGYLLQAVILAGIGGAAFEIGQVFYNAMLADVAPRHMLGRVSGWAWATGYAGGLACLGTCLGLLVLPAQPLLPLDPETAEPVRATGIVVAVWFAVFALPFLLLTPDRPARDQPFGRTAREGVAQLRRSLADLRRRYRRIAHFLIARMIYTDGLNTLFAFGGVYAAGTFDMGFRDILMFGIAMNVAAGIGAFGFAWVDDWLGSKRTIVISLFGLMLFGGAALLVRTPTGLYVAGCALGTFVGPVQAASRSLMSRITPDAVRTEMFGLYAMSGKITAFAGPAVVGWVTYLAGSQRAGMATLLGFFLVGLALLWPLKPAVDMGEPKPA; encoded by the coding sequence ATGGTGCGAGGCCGCCCCAGCGAGATGAACCGGGTCGCGATCGCGGCGTGGTGCCTGTTCGACTGGGCGTCGAGCGCGTGGCCCACGGTGGTGATGTCGTTCGTGTTCGCGGCGTACGTCACGCGCGAGGTGGCGCCGAACAGCGACGTGGGCACGGCGTGGTGGGGCACCGGCACGGCCGTGGCGGGAGTGGTGATCGCGCTGGTCAGCCCGGTGGTGGGGGCGATCGCCGACCGCGCGGGGCCGCGCAAGCCGTGGGTGGCCGGGTTCCTGGTCGTGACCGTGGCGATGGCGGCGGCGCTGTTCACGATCCGGCCGGAGCCGGGGTATCTGCTTCAGGCCGTGATCCTGGCGGGGATCGGCGGCGCGGCGTTCGAGATCGGGCAGGTCTTCTACAACGCGATGCTGGCGGACGTGGCGCCGCGCCACATGCTCGGGCGCGTGTCGGGCTGGGCGTGGGCGACGGGTTACGCCGGCGGGCTGGCGTGCCTGGGCACCTGCCTGGGGCTGCTGGTGCTGCCGGCGCAGCCGCTGCTGCCGCTCGACCCCGAGACGGCCGAGCCGGTGCGGGCGACGGGGATCGTGGTGGCGGTGTGGTTCGCCGTGTTCGCGCTTCCCTTCCTGTTGCTGACGCCGGACCGGCCGGCGCGCGACCAGCCGTTCGGGCGGACCGCGCGCGAGGGCGTGGCGCAATTGCGGCGTTCGCTGGCGGACTTGCGGCGGCGCTACCGGCGGATCGCGCACTTCCTGATCGCGCGCATGATCTACACGGACGGGCTGAACACGCTGTTCGCCTTCGGCGGGGTGTACGCGGCGGGGACCTTCGACATGGGCTTTCGCGACATCCTGATGTTCGGGATCGCGATGAACGTCGCGGCGGGGATCGGGGCGTTCGGGTTCGCGTGGGTGGACGACTGGCTGGGCTCCAAGCGAACGATCGTCATTTCGCTGTTCGGGCTGATGCTGTTCGGCGGCGCGGCGCTGCTGGTGCGCACACCGACAGGGCTGTACGTGGCGGGGTGTGCGCTCGGCACCTTCGTGGGGCCGGTGCAGGCGGCCAGCCGCTCGCTGATGTCGCGCATCACGCCGGACGCCGTGCGCACGGAGATGTTCGGGCTGTACGCGATGTCGGGGAAGATCACGGCGTTCGCGGGGCCGGCCGTGGTGGGCTGGGTGACCTACCTGGCGGGCAGCCAGCGCGCTGGGATGGCGACGCTGCTGGGCTTTTTCCTGGTAGGACTGGCGCTGTTGTGGCCGCTCAAACCGGCGGTGGACATGGGCGAACCGAAGCCGGCGTGA
- a CDS encoding TrmH family RNA methyltransferase, which yields MARPAPVKRVTSPANTAIKAVRALAYKKQRRTTGRFMAAGERMLQEALDCGHRLETLVIHPDTRDTGPGRALETACRNAGGEVMEATEAVLAKLVGRENPPGAVGVLPQPWQQLDDLPREAARTWVVLDGLRDPGNVGGIIRSAEAAGASGVIALGETCDPFAPEAVRASTGAIFAQRLVRCRWRAFTRWRRGQGGSLVATAMHARTDYRAAAYPGPVFLLVGDEHEGIPAEHTAACDQAVRIPLHGRAESLNVGVATALLLYEVDRRRAGP from the coding sequence ATGGCCCGTCCCGCTCCCGTCAAGCGCGTCACCTCGCCCGCCAACACGGCCATCAAGGCCGTGCGCGCGCTCGCGTACAAGAAGCAGCGCCGCACCACGGGCCGCTTCATGGCCGCCGGGGAGCGCATGCTTCAGGAGGCGCTCGACTGCGGCCACCGCCTGGAAACCCTCGTCATCCATCCCGACACGCGCGACACCGGACCGGGGCGCGCGCTGGAAACGGCGTGCCGCAACGCCGGCGGCGAGGTGATGGAGGCGACCGAGGCCGTGCTCGCCAAGCTGGTCGGGCGCGAGAACCCGCCGGGCGCGGTGGGCGTGCTGCCGCAGCCCTGGCAGCAGCTCGACGACCTGCCGCGCGAGGCGGCCCGCACCTGGGTGGTGCTGGACGGCCTGCGCGATCCCGGCAACGTCGGCGGCATCATCCGCTCCGCCGAGGCGGCGGGGGCGAGCGGCGTCATCGCCCTGGGCGAGACCTGCGACCCCTTCGCGCCCGAGGCCGTGCGCGCCTCCACCGGCGCCATCTTCGCCCAGCGCCTGGTGCGCTGCCGCTGGCGCGCGTTCACCCGCTGGCGCCGGGGGCAGGGCGGCAGCCTGGTGGCGACGGCGATGCACGCGCGCACCGATTACCGCGCCGCCGCCTACCCCGGCCCCGTGTTCCTGCTGGTGGGCGACGAGCACGAAGGCATCCCGGCCGAGCACACGGCCGCGTGCGATCAGGCCGTGCGCATCCCCCTGCACGGACGCGCCGAATCCCTGAACGTGGGCGTGGCCACCGCGCTGCTGCTCTACGAAGTCGATCGGCGGAGGGCCGGCCCGTGA
- the queG gene encoding tRNA epoxyqueuosine(34) reductase QueG, whose product MADTDPKAAIRTQALELGFDAVGFTEADLGEQARENLHAYLARGHHGDMGWLADTAERREHPRALWDDARSVVVLGLNYGPAHNPLTVLELPDRGAISVYAQNRDYHDLVKKRLKRLARWMHETLGAQVKVFVDTAPVMEKPLAERAGVGWQGKHTNLVSRPLGSWLFLGEVFTDLDLEPDAPEGDHCGSCRRCLDVCPTNAFPAPYRLDATRCISYLTIEHKGHIPREFRAPMGNRIYGCDDCLAVCPWNKFAKPTDETALWGRVELRAPRLRDLVNLDDAGFRQVFSASPIKRLGRNRFVRNVLIAIGNSGQPALVPEVRARLDDNSALVRAMAVWALARLADARTVEQEARRRLAVEDDAEVRAEWRMELGEPV is encoded by the coding sequence ATGGCTGACACCGACCCCAAGGCCGCCATCCGTACCCAGGCGCTGGAGCTGGGCTTCGACGCCGTCGGCTTCACCGAGGCCGACCTCGGCGAGCAGGCGCGCGAGAACCTGCACGCCTATCTGGCGCGCGGGCACCACGGCGACATGGGCTGGCTGGCGGACACGGCCGAACGGCGCGAGCATCCGCGCGCGCTGTGGGACGACGCGCGCTCGGTGGTGGTGCTGGGGCTCAACTACGGGCCGGCGCACAACCCGCTGACGGTGCTGGAGCTGCCGGACCGCGGCGCCATCTCGGTCTACGCGCAGAACCGCGACTACCACGACCTCGTCAAGAAGCGCCTCAAGCGCCTGGCGCGCTGGATGCACGAGACCCTGGGCGCGCAGGTGAAGGTCTTCGTCGACACCGCGCCCGTCATGGAAAAGCCGCTGGCCGAGCGCGCGGGCGTGGGCTGGCAGGGCAAGCACACCAATCTCGTCTCGCGCCCCCTCGGCTCGTGGCTCTTCCTGGGGGAGGTCTTCACCGACCTCGACCTGGAGCCGGACGCGCCGGAGGGGGATCACTGCGGCTCCTGCCGGCGGTGCCTGGACGTCTGCCCCACGAACGCCTTTCCGGCCCCGTATCGATTGGATGCGACGCGCTGCATCTCCTACCTGACGATCGAGCACAAGGGCCATATTCCGCGCGAGTTCCGCGCGCCCATGGGCAACCGCATCTACGGCTGCGACGACTGCCTCGCCGTGTGCCCGTGGAACAAGTTCGCCAAGCCCACGGACGAAACGGCGCTCTGGGGCCGGGTGGAGTTGCGCGCCCCGCGCCTGCGCGATCTGGTGAACCTGGACGACGCCGGCTTCCGGCAGGTCTTTTCCGCCAGCCCCATCAAGCGCCTGGGCCGCAACCGCTTCGTGCGCAACGTCCTGATCGCCATCGGCAACTCGGGCCAGCCGGCGCTCGTTCCCGAGGTGCGCGCCCGCCTGGACGACAACAGCGCGTTGGTGCGCGCCATGGCCGTGTGGGCGCTGGCGCGCTTGGCCGACGCCCGGACGGTCGAGCAGGAGGCCCGGCGCCGCCTCGCCGTCGAGGATGACGCCGAGGTTCGCGCGGAGTGGCGGATGGAGCTGGGCGAGCCGGTCTGA
- the purH gene encoding bifunctional phosphoribosylaminoimidazolecarboxamide formyltransferase/IMP cyclohydrolase → MADTQPVRRALLSVWDKRGLVDFARFLSQQGVELLSTGGSARALREAGLPVTDVSAVTEFPEIMDGRVKTLHPRIHGGLLARADHADDAAALAEHGIPAIDLLAVNLYPFEAAVARGADDAECIETIDIGGPAMVRAAAKTHDRVTVVTSPDDYEVVCAGMEANAGAVPAELRRRLAADAFAHTAAYDAAVAEWTAQRAGLTWPREISFAGRRQQTLRYGENPHQQAAFYATVGRDGARPGVATGRQLQGKALSYNNLNDTDAAYETVAEFAEPACVIVKHANPCGVAVADDPVTAYHDAFACDPTSAYGGIIAVNRAVDAELARAVTGAFAEVVIAPEITDDAAAVFAAKTNLRVLAAGDVPDPASPALTTRTLSGGLLIQSRDNAAAGEGDLEMVTDRRPDARELRDLLIAERVAKHVASNAIVYVRNGATVGIGAGQMSRVDAAAIAARKARAAAEQAGETGSRTEGAAVASDAFFPFADGLIACADAGASAVIQPGGGKRDQEVIAAADARGLAMALTHMRHFRH, encoded by the coding sequence ATGGCCGACACGCAGCCCGTTCGCCGTGCGCTTCTGTCCGTGTGGGACAAGCGCGGTCTGGTCGATTTCGCCCGCTTTCTCAGCCAGCAGGGGGTGGAGCTGCTCTCCACCGGCGGCTCCGCGCGCGCCCTGCGCGAAGCGGGGCTGCCCGTCACCGACGTCTCGGCCGTCACCGAGTTCCCCGAGATCATGGACGGGCGCGTGAAGACGCTGCACCCGCGCATCCACGGCGGGCTGCTGGCGCGCGCGGACCACGCGGACGACGCGGCCGCGCTGGCCGAGCACGGCATCCCCGCGATCGATCTGCTGGCGGTGAACCTCTACCCCTTCGAGGCGGCGGTCGCGCGCGGCGCGGATGACGCCGAATGCATCGAGACGATCGACATCGGCGGCCCCGCCATGGTGCGCGCGGCGGCCAAGACGCACGACCGCGTCACCGTCGTCACCAGCCCCGACGACTACGAGGTCGTCTGCGCCGGCATGGAGGCGAACGCCGGCGCCGTGCCGGCCGAGCTGCGCCGGCGCCTCGCCGCCGACGCCTTCGCCCACACCGCCGCCTACGACGCCGCCGTGGCGGAGTGGACGGCCCAGCGCGCGGGGCTGACCTGGCCGCGCGAAATCTCGTTCGCCGGCCGTCGGCAGCAAACGCTGCGCTACGGCGAGAACCCGCACCAGCAGGCGGCCTTCTACGCCACCGTGGGCCGCGACGGCGCGCGCCCCGGCGTCGCCACCGGGCGCCAGCTCCAGGGCAAGGCGCTGAGCTACAACAACCTCAACGACACCGACGCCGCCTACGAAACCGTGGCGGAGTTCGCGGAGCCGGCGTGCGTCATCGTCAAGCACGCCAACCCGTGCGGCGTCGCCGTGGCGGACGACCCCGTCACAGCCTACCACGACGCTTTCGCTTGCGACCCCACGAGCGCCTACGGCGGCATCATCGCGGTGAACCGCGCCGTGGACGCCGAGCTGGCCCGCGCCGTGACGGGCGCCTTCGCCGAGGTGGTGATCGCGCCCGAGATCACGGACGACGCCGCCGCCGTCTTCGCCGCCAAGACGAACCTGCGCGTCCTGGCGGCGGGCGATGTGCCGGACCCGGCCAGTCCGGCGCTCACGACGCGCACGCTCTCGGGCGGGCTGCTGATCCAGTCGCGCGACAACGCGGCGGCCGGCGAGGGCGACCTGGAGATGGTGACGGATCGCCGGCCCGACGCGCGCGAGCTGCGCGACCTCCTGATCGCCGAGCGCGTGGCCAAGCACGTCGCCTCCAACGCCATCGTCTATGTGCGCAACGGCGCCACGGTCGGCATCGGCGCCGGACAGATGAGCCGCGTCGATGCCGCCGCCATCGCCGCCCGCAAAGCCCGGGCCGCCGCCGAGCAGGCGGGCGAAACCGGCTCGCGCACCGAGGGGGCGGCCGTCGCCTCCGACGCCTTCTTCCCCTTCGCCGACGGCCTCATCGCCTGCGCCGACGCGGGCGCGTCCGCCGTCATCCAGCCGGGCGGCGGCAAGCGCGATCAGGAGGTCATCGCCGCCGCCGACGCGCGCGGGCTCGCCATGGCGCTCACCCACATGCGCCACTTCCGGCACTGA
- a CDS encoding dodecin family protein codes for MEAVARITELTAASSTSFQDAIDKAVARASKTLRNISGVEVVSQKAKVESGRITEYRATVNVTFLLDD; via the coding sequence ATGGAAGCCGTTGCCCGCATCACCGAACTCACGGCCGCGTCCAGCACCAGCTTTCAGGACGCCATCGACAAGGCGGTCGCTCGCGCCAGCAAAACGCTGCGCAACATCTCGGGCGTCGAGGTCGTCTCCCAGAAAGCCAAGGTCGAGAGCGGGCGCATCACGGAATACCGCGCGACCGTGAACGTGACCTTCCTGCTGGACGACTGA
- a CDS encoding CC0125/CC1285 family lipoprotein, protein MRGVCLVAGMLALAACAQPTPYQPANGGDGYSEQELEPGRYRVTFTGNAMTPRERVANGLLLRAAEITKRAGGEHFIVVNRDVERATTYRSSFSGFTRTGFHRFHDPYGFGGGITTSTARPIDRYAAYANIVVRDGPKPADQPNAYAADALIERLKPSFTEPDAD, encoded by the coding sequence ATGCGCGGTGTCTGTCTCGTCGCCGGGATGCTGGCGCTGGCCGCCTGCGCCCAACCGACGCCCTACCAGCCCGCCAACGGCGGCGACGGCTACAGCGAGCAGGAGCTGGAGCCCGGCCGCTACCGCGTGACCTTCACCGGCAATGCCATGACCCCGCGCGAGCGCGTGGCCAATGGCCTGCTGCTGCGCGCGGCGGAGATCACCAAGCGCGCCGGCGGGGAGCACTTCATCGTCGTGAACCGGGATGTCGAACGCGCCACGACCTACCGGTCGAGCTTCAGCGGCTTCACGCGCACGGGCTTCCACCGCTTCCACGACCCCTACGGTTTCGGTGGCGGCATCACCACCAGCACGGCGCGCCCGATCGACCGCTACGCGGCCTACGCCAACATCGTCGTCCGCGACGGCCCCAAGCCCGCCGACCAACCCAACGCGTACGCCGCCGACGCGCTTATCGAGCGTCTGAAGCCCTCGTTCACGGAGCCGGACGCGGATTAG
- the queF gene encoding preQ(1) synthase — MSTDEPSHLGRASGIPARPEDAVLDVVADPHPDETYLVRFTCPEFTSLCPITGQPDFAHLVIDYVPDRHLLESKALKLYLHSFRNHGAFHEACTVGIAKRLMAAANPVWLRLGGYWYPRGGIPIDIFYQSGEPPAGLWLPEPGVQPYRGRG; from the coding sequence ATGAGCACGGACGAGCCGTCGCATCTCGGCCGGGCGAGCGGCATCCCGGCGCGGCCGGAGGACGCCGTGCTGGACGTCGTGGCCGACCCGCACCCGGACGAGACCTATCTGGTGCGCTTCACCTGCCCGGAGTTCACCTCGCTCTGCCCCATCACGGGCCAGCCGGACTTCGCGCACCTCGTCATCGACTACGTGCCCGACCGGCACCTGCTGGAGAGCAAGGCGCTCAAGCTCTACCTGCACAGCTTCCGCAACCACGGCGCGTTTCACGAGGCGTGCACCGTCGGCATCGCCAAGCGCCTCATGGCCGCCGCCAACCCCGTGTGGCTGCGCCTGGGCGGCTACTGGTACCCGCGCGGCGGCATCCCCATCGACATCTTTTACCAGTCGGGCGAACCGCCCGCCGGGCTGTGGCTGCCGGAGCCGGGCGTGCAGCCGTATCGGGGTCGGGGCTAG
- a CDS encoding class I SAM-dependent methyltransferase: MPEFDDAASFWDAKYADERYHFGTEPNAFLAREAWRLLSGARVLAVADGEGRNGVWLAERGMDVVSVDVSPRATAKARALAGARGVSPEIHNAAVETFDMGEAAFDAVVAIFIQFAPPGTREDLFRRMVRALKPGGLLFLHGYRPEQVDYGTGGPPYPEHMYTEALLREQFAGLEWLHFAAYDAEVREGPGHAGLSALIELVARKPGDA; this comes from the coding sequence ATGCCCGAGTTCGACGACGCCGCCAGCTTCTGGGACGCCAAGTACGCGGACGAGCGTTATCATTTCGGAACCGAACCGAACGCCTTCCTGGCGCGGGAGGCGTGGCGCCTGCTGTCCGGCGCGCGGGTGTTGGCGGTGGCCGACGGCGAGGGGCGCAACGGCGTCTGGCTGGCCGAGCGGGGCATGGATGTGGTGAGCGTTGACGTTTCCCCGCGCGCGACGGCGAAGGCGCGGGCGCTGGCCGGCGCGCGCGGCGTTTCGCCCGAGATCCACAACGCGGCCGTGGAAACCTTCGACATGGGCGAGGCGGCGTTCGACGCGGTGGTGGCGATCTTCATCCAGTTCGCGCCGCCGGGCACGCGCGAGGACCTGTTCCGGCGCATGGTGCGGGCGCTCAAGCCGGGCGGGCTGCTGTTCCTGCATGGCTACCGGCCGGAGCAGGTCGACTACGGCACCGGCGGGCCGCCCTACCCGGAGCACATGTACACGGAAGCGCTGCTGCGCGAACAGTTCGCCGGCCTCGAATGGCTGCATTTTGCGGCGTACGACGCCGAGGTGCGCGAGGGCCCGGGCCACGCGGGCCTGTCGGCGCTGATCGAGCTGGTGGCGCGGAAGCCGGGGGACGCCTAA
- a CDS encoding CBS domain-containing protein, with translation MRIDERPEYAQKPAPVTATADETVAAAVRRMSDHNYGAVMVVDGDGAMAGIMTERDLMKRVVNEGRDPNTTRVGDVMTPQVRVARAGDEVVDWLRQMSNERFRHVPVVDDDGRPLKMMSQGDFVSYTWPELWQQVRTKALTTLAPVTQVGIIVAGVLVYALLVPVVFGVI, from the coding sequence ATGCGCATCGACGAGCGCCCCGAATACGCGCAGAAACCCGCCCCCGTCACCGCCACCGCGGACGAAACCGTGGCCGCCGCCGTGCGGCGGATGTCGGATCACAACTACGGCGCCGTCATGGTGGTGGATGGCGACGGCGCCATGGCCGGCATCATGACCGAGCGCGATCTCATGAAGCGCGTCGTGAACGAGGGCCGCGATCCCAACACCACGCGCGTGGGCGATGTCATGACGCCGCAGGTGCGCGTCGCGCGGGCGGGTGACGAGGTTGTGGACTGGCTGCGCCAGATGTCCAACGAACGCTTCCGCCATGTGCCGGTCGTCGACGACGACGGCCGCCCGCTGAAGATGATGTCGCAGGGCGACTTCGTTTCCTACACGTGGCCGGAGCTGTGGCAGCAGGTCCGCACCAAGGCGCTGACCACGCTCGCGCCGGTCACCCAGGTCGGCATCATCGTCGCCGGCGTGCTGGTCTATGCCCTGCTCGTCCCCGTGGTGTTCGGGGTGATCTGA